A window of the Blattabacterium cuenoti genome harbors these coding sequences:
- the glmM gene encoding phosphoglucosamine mutase encodes MVIVKSSSGIRGTIGGLVGKCLSPIDVVKIISGYAYWIKNRSKLYRNKNIILLGIDGRSTSEMFHKLISSTIKSSGINILDIGLSTTPTIGFAILNENVLGGIMITASHNPKNWNGLKLFNYYGEFLSSIEIKSLFRIIKKKYFKFVSYKKLGKIFYKKDYINKHINKILSLPIIDKENIKKCKLKIVVDGINSTGGIAVPILLKKLGINVIKIHCNPDGNFKRNPEPIKKNLKEICKKVLSEKANLGISVDPDVDRVVFICENGAFFGEEYTLISIVDYILKNEKGPVVSTLSSSNILEYISLKNKVPFYTSPVGEVNVVKQMKKVNAIIGGEGNGGIIYPKLRYGRDALIGIALFLSYLSKLNCISLSNLKKLYPISFMSKKKIRLSFCYKKFIENIKKKYKKEKINVNDGIKINFMNNEWIHIRKSNTENIIRIYSESHISNNRANYLTNGIINDIKKII; translated from the coding sequence TTGGTTATTGTAAAATCTTCATCTGGAATAAGAGGAACTATAGGTGGATTAGTAGGAAAATGTTTATCTCCAATAGATGTAGTTAAAATTATATCTGGATATGCATATTGGATAAAAAATCGTAGTAAACTATACAGAAATAAAAATATTATTCTATTAGGAATAGATGGAAGATCAACATCTGAAATGTTTCATAAATTGATTTCATCAACAATTAAAAGTTCAGGTATTAATATCCTAGATATAGGATTATCTACTACTCCTACAATTGGATTTGCAATTTTAAATGAAAATGTATTAGGAGGTATTATGATTACTGCTAGTCATAATCCAAAAAATTGGAATGGATTGAAATTATTTAATTATTATGGAGAATTTTTATCTTCAATAGAAATTAAATCTTTATTTAGAATTATAAAAAAAAAATATTTTAAATTCGTTTCTTATAAAAAATTAGGAAAAATTTTTTATAAGAAAGATTATATTAATAAACATATTAATAAAATATTATCATTACCTATTATAGATAAAGAAAATATAAAAAAATGTAAACTTAAAATAGTAGTAGATGGAATAAATTCAACAGGAGGAATAGCTGTACCAATTCTACTTAAAAAATTAGGAATTAATGTTATAAAAATACATTGTAATCCTGATGGTAACTTTAAACGAAATCCTGAACCTATAAAGAAAAATTTAAAAGAGATTTGTAAAAAAGTTTTGTCTGAAAAAGCAAATTTAGGAATATCTGTAGATCCAGATGTAGATAGAGTAGTTTTTATATGTGAAAATGGGGCATTTTTTGGAGAAGAATATACCTTAATATCTATTGTTGATTATATACTAAAAAATGAAAAAGGGCCTGTTGTTTCCACGTTATCATCATCTAATATATTAGAATATATATCTTTAAAAAATAAAGTTCCATTTTACACTTCTCCTGTAGGAGAAGTAAACGTAGTAAAACAAATGAAAAAAGTAAATGCAATTATTGGAGGAGAAGGAAATGGAGGTATTATATACCCAAAATTACGTTATGGAAGAGATGCTTTAATTGGAATAGCGTTATTTTTGTCTTATTTATCCAAATTAAATTGTATATCTTTATCAAATTTAAAAAAGTTATATCCTATATCTTTTATGTCTAAAAAAAAAATACGGTTATCATTTTGTTATAAAAAATTTATAGAAAATATAAAAAAAAAATATAAAAAAGAAAAAATAAACGTTAATGATGGTATTAAAATAAATTTTATGAATAATGAGTGGATACATATAAGAAAGTCTAATACTGAAAATATTATTAGGATATATTCAGAAAGTCATATATCAAATAATAGAGCTAATTATTTAACTAATGGAATAATAAATGATATAAAAAAAATTATTTAA
- the dnaB gene encoding replicative DNA helicase, with the protein MKYKNNLFNEEKIIGKIPPQSIEIEEAIIGAILIDRKGLDEIVNLIFPDVFYKKEHKYIYIAIRKLYDNSKPVDLYTVLDELQKSDKLNFVGGELYLIELTQKVISSAHIKYHSKIILHKFILRELIKISSEIVSKCYDKNIDVFNLLDYAESKIFNINQKFLIKKEFESIQFLVDKAINKIKNTKKEGLSGISSGYHKLDYITSGWQNSDLIIIASRPGMGKTTFMLSMVRNIVIKQKIPAVIFSLEMSSIQLVTKLISSETEIPLDKIKRASLSDLEWNLLCNETKRLKKSPLFIDDTPSLSIFDLRAKCRYLISQYGIKLILVDYMQLMGITSHSYVTKSFHNREQEISVISRNLKSLAKELDIPIIALSQLSRAVETRGGSKRPLLSDLRESGAIEQDADIVLFIYRPEYYGFRIWDNDDKNDSCIGQAEIIISKHRNGGLDKFRLEFIGSKSKFKNIIYNKSTSLSWDEDYKKNVIENEKKNVIENEKNNIIYPPLSHKNEEKINKINYNDNLNLDEDNFDFN; encoded by the coding sequence ATGAAATATAAAAATAATTTATTTAATGAAGAAAAAATAATTGGAAAAATTCCACCTCAATCAATAGAAATAGAAGAGGCTATTATAGGTGCAATACTAATTGATAGAAAAGGATTAGATGAGATTGTAAACTTAATTTTTCCAGATGTTTTTTATAAAAAAGAACATAAATATATATATATAGCTATACGTAAATTATATGATAATTCTAAACCAGTAGATCTTTATACTGTATTAGACGAATTACAAAAAAGTGACAAATTAAATTTTGTAGGAGGAGAACTATATTTAATAGAATTAACACAAAAAGTAATTTCTTCTGCTCATATAAAATATCATAGTAAAATAATTCTTCATAAATTTATTTTAAGAGAACTTATAAAAATATCTTCTGAAATAGTAAGTAAATGTTATGATAAAAATATAGATGTTTTTAATTTATTGGATTATGCAGAATCAAAAATTTTTAATATAAATCAAAAATTCTTGATTAAAAAAGAATTTGAATCAATTCAATTTCTTGTTGATAAAGCTATTAATAAAATTAAAAATACTAAAAAAGAAGGATTAAGTGGAATATCATCTGGATATCATAAATTAGATTATATAACATCTGGATGGCAAAATTCTGATTTAATTATAATTGCTTCTAGGCCAGGAATGGGAAAAACAACTTTCATGTTATCCATGGTTAGAAATATAGTAATTAAACAAAAAATACCTGCTGTAATTTTTTCATTAGAAATGTCTTCTATTCAATTGGTTACAAAACTTATTTCATCGGAAACAGAAATTCCTTTAGATAAAATTAAAAGAGCTAGTTTATCAGATTTAGAATGGAATTTGTTGTGCAATGAAACAAAAAGACTAAAGAAATCACCTTTGTTTATAGATGATACTCCATCTTTATCTATATTTGATTTACGTGCTAAATGTCGTTATTTAATTTCTCAATATGGAATAAAATTAATATTAGTAGATTATATGCAATTAATGGGAATTACTTCTCATAGTTATGTAACTAAATCATTTCATAACAGAGAACAGGAAATATCTGTTATATCTAGAAATTTAAAATCTTTAGCTAAAGAATTAGATATTCCTATAATTGCATTGTCTCAATTATCTAGAGCAGTAGAAACAAGAGGAGGAAGTAAAAGACCTTTATTATCTGATTTAAGAGAATCTGGAGCTATAGAACAAGATGCAGATATAGTATTATTTATTTATAGACCAGAATACTATGGATTCAGAATATGGGATAATGATGACAAAAATGATTCTTGTATTGGACAAGCAGAAATAATAATATCTAAACATAGAAATGGTGGATTAGATAAATTTAGATTAGAGTTTATAGGATCAAAATCTAAATTTAAAAATATTATATATAATAAATCAACTTCATTAAGTTGGGATGAAGATTATAAAAAAAATGTAATAGAAAATGAAAAAAAAAATGTAATAGAAAATGAAAAAAATAATATAATATATCCACCTTTATCTCATAAAAACGAAGAAAAAATAAATAAAATAAATTATAATGATAATCTAAATTTAGATGAAGATAATTTTGATTTTAATTAA
- a CDS encoding acetyl-CoA carboxylase carboxyltransferase subunit alpha has product MEYLDFEKPIQEIQDQYINCIIIEKKIGVDMKNICSQLKCKLENTIKKIHNNLTPWQRVQLSRHPNRPYTLDYIYSITKKDSFIELHGDRNFGDDKAMVGGFGIIDNNIFMLIGTQKGRNTKDRQYRRFGMPNPEGYRKALRLMKLAEKFKKPIITFIDTPGAFPGIDAEKRGQGEAIGRNIYEMMSLKVPIIVIVIGEGASGGALGIGIGDKVSMMENTWYSVISPESCSTIIWGNWSKKKESADALKLTANDMFKLNLIDDIIKEPLGGAHFFPKKTFKLVKKKIIKYYKELSSISIDSIVRYRKNKYISMGVFEDYNI; this is encoded by the coding sequence ATGGAGTATTTGGATTTTGAAAAACCAATACAAGAAATTCAAGATCAATATATTAATTGTATTATTATAGAAAAAAAAATTGGAGTTGATATGAAAAATATATGTTCTCAATTGAAATGTAAATTAGAAAATACTATTAAAAAAATTCATAATAATTTAACTCCATGGCAAAGAGTTCAATTATCTAGACATCCTAATAGACCATATACTTTAGATTATATTTATTCTATAACTAAAAAAGATTCATTTATAGAATTACATGGAGATCGTAATTTTGGAGATGATAAAGCAATGGTTGGAGGATTTGGAATTATAGATAATAATATTTTTATGTTAATAGGAACACAAAAGGGAAGAAATACAAAAGATAGACAATATAGAAGATTTGGAATGCCTAATCCAGAAGGATATAGAAAAGCCTTACGTCTTATGAAATTAGCAGAAAAGTTTAAAAAACCAATAATTACTTTTATAGATACTCCAGGCGCTTTTCCTGGAATTGATGCTGAAAAAAGAGGTCAAGGAGAAGCTATTGGTAGAAATATTTATGAAATGATGTCTTTAAAAGTTCCCATTATTGTTATAGTTATTGGAGAAGGAGCAAGTGGTGGAGCTTTAGGAATTGGAATAGGCGACAAAGTTTCTATGATGGAAAATACATGGTATTCTGTTATTTCTCCTGAAAGTTGTTCTACAATAATTTGGGGAAATTGGAGTAAAAAAAAAGAATCAGCAGATGCATTAAAATTAACTGCAAATGATATGTTTAAATTAAATCTTATAGATGATATAATAAAAGAACCATTAGGTGGTGCTCATTTTTTTCCTAAAAAAACATTTAAATTAGTGAAAAAAAAAATAATTAAATATTATAAAGAGTTATCTTCTATTAGTATAGATTCAATTGTTAGATATAGAAAAAATAAATATATTTCTATGGGAGTTTTTGAAGATTACAATATATGA
- a CDS encoding succinate dehydrogenase/fumarate reductase iron-sulfur subunit: MEKLLNFKLNIWRQKDNKEKGKFKTYNVRNISPNCSFLEMLDIINNEIIISKNNDEPISFDHDCREGICGMCSLYINGRAHGPDKLITTCQLHMRKFNNGDTIIVEPWRAKSFPVIKDLIVDRSAFDRIIISGGFISVNTFGKSIDGNSILISKDLSEKSFDAASCIGCGACVAACKNKSAMLFVSSKVSQFSFLPQGKIERKDRVINMVNKMDEEGFGSCTNTKACEIECPKGISTEYISILNKEYIKSFI, translated from the coding sequence ATGGAAAAACTTCTTAATTTTAAATTAAATATTTGGAGACAAAAAGATAATAAAGAAAAAGGAAAATTTAAAACATATAATGTAAGAAACATATCTCCTAATTGTTCTTTTTTAGAAATGTTAGATATTATAAATAATGAAATTATCATTTCTAAAAATAATGATGAACCTATATCGTTTGATCATGATTGTAGAGAAGGTATTTGTGGAATGTGTTCTTTATATATAAATGGAAGGGCACATGGTCCAGACAAATTAATTACAACTTGTCAATTACATATGAGAAAATTTAATAATGGAGATACTATTATTGTAGAACCTTGGAGGGCAAAGTCTTTTCCTGTAATTAAAGATCTTATTGTAGATAGATCAGCTTTTGATAGAATTATTATTTCAGGAGGATTTATTTCTGTAAATACTTTTGGTAAAAGTATAGATGGAAATTCTATTCTTATTTCAAAGGATTTATCAGAAAAATCTTTTGATGCAGCTTCATGTATTGGTTGTGGAGCTTGTGTTGCTGCATGTAAAAATAAATCTGCTATGTTATTTGTTTCATCAAAAGTTTCTCAATTTTCTTTTTTACCTCAAGGAAAAATAGAGAGAAAAGATAGAGTAATAAATATGGTAAATAAAATGGATGAAGAAGGATTTGGTAGTTGTACAAATACTAAAGCATGTGAAATAGAATGTCCAAAAGGAATATCTACAGAATATATTTCTATTTTAAATAAAGAATATATAAAATCATTTATTTAA